In Candidatus Moanabacter tarae, the genomic stretch CGTCACGGTCTTCCAATGCGTCGATTGAAGATTTCAGTTCTCCAATATCAACCGATGAATACCCTAGTCGATTTCCATTGTAAGTAAGTTCTAGACCTTTCTGGTTCATAATTCCCACAATTTTATTCGTATTGGATATATTAGACCAAGAAACTTAGACAATAAAAATATAGTTCGGGATCTCCCATTCTCCCAAGGTCGGTCCATCAGCATCCATGATATGGTGGATAATGTTTATCAAGATCCAGTTTGACTTAACTTTTTGTTTCAGATGTGAATCCATCAAATAAATTTTATATGGGAGGGTGTGCGAATGACATTTGGATCGGGAGAGTATAGGTACGAATTGGTGGAAGGATGGGACAAATTGCCGAAGGGGTGGGAATGGGGATGGATACCCGCAGTCGCATGTGATTCTCAAGATCGAGTATTCGTTAATTCGCGGAGTGAACATCCATTGGTAATATTTGATCGAGAGGGGAACTTTCTAGAATCATGGGGTGAGGATATTCTAAAGGATGCCCACGGGATTTTTATTGATAAAGAAGACAACGTTTATTGTACCGAGTGGGAAACTCACTGTGTCTATAAGTTTAGTTCCTCAGGGGAATTGCTGATGACCCTGGGTACTCCGGGGCAACCGGGTTTAGAAGACGGGAAGGTTTTCAGAAAACCGACCGACCTCGCGGTAGCCTCAACCGGTGATATTTTCGTTTCGGATGGATACGAAAATGCCCGTGTTCACAAGTATTCTCCGAATGGCACCCTGCTGAAATCATGGGGAGAGTGGGGAGCAGGGCCCGGGCAATTCGAACTCTCACATTGCGTACGTATTGACAAAGACGATCGGGTATGGGTCTGCGATCGGACTAACAATCGGATTCAGATTTTTAATCTGGAAGGTGAATTCATGACGCAGTGGAGAAATCTTCTGCATCCAGATACTATCTACTTCGATCCCACTGAAGACGTCGTCTATATTGCAGAGATGGATCATCAGGTCAGCATTTATACCATGGAGGGGGAGTTGATTACGAAATGGGGCGGGGCTCAGAAAAGTAAAAACCCAGGGGAGTTTTCCGGCTTCCCTCACGGTATCTGGGCTGACTCACTGGGTGATCTCTATGTTGGGCAGGTCCAAGTCGATGCGGGCTTACAAAAGTTCGCTCGAGTTCGGTGATCCCAGGGATGCATATAGATCCTCTAAGCGATCTCGCTCGATGCGCTGTCCATACTATTACTACTAAGCCCTGGAGTTTACGCGAGGCTGCAGAGAGTTATTTCCGTGAGGGTATAAGGGGAATCACGGTATGGCTCGATGCTCTGAAGGGTACTACATCAGGTGCGGCGCGGAGAATTTTGGATGATAATGGATTGACGATTGCGGCCCTGTGTCGAGGAGGGTTTTTCCCAAACAAAGAGGCTTCCTTACGACAGAACTCGTTTGATGAAAACCGGGATACGATTGATATCGCTGCCGAGATCGGAGCGCCACTTGTTGTTCTTGTCTGCGGAGCGGATAATAGCCAATCTCTGGAGGAGTCGCGGAAGCAAATCCGGGAGGGGATAGAAGCGATTTTACCCCATGCTGAAGCTAATCGAGTTCAGTTGGGAATTGAGCCGTTGCATCCGATGTACGCCGACGATCGGTCTGCCATAAACACCCTTCGAGAAGCGAACGAGATGGCCGAGTATTTCGACTCAGAATGGGTTGGGGTCACGGTTGACGTCTATCATCTTTGGTGGGATCCAGATCTTCGGTCCGAGATTCGACGATGTGGTGAAAACGGGAACCTTTTTTCATTTCACGTTTGCGACTGGCGGACTCCCACAGAAGATCTACTTTTGGACCGTGGAGTCATGGGAGAAGGGTGCATCAATATACCCGAGATCAGGAGTTGGGTAGAAGAAGCGGGATTTACAGGCTTTATCGAGGTAGAGATTTTCTCCACGCGCTATTGGGCAATGGATCAGAGAAATTACTTAAAGAGGATAGTAGCGGCATATAAGAATTATGTGTAAGGCCTCTTTTCAGATTACGAGTACAAGGACGGAATAGGGGCATCTGCCCAACGTTTTCTGGTCAGTAGGAGAACAGGCTAGTGAAATGTCCGGCCCGAATCGATTGCTAGAGTCTGTCCGGTGATGCTATCAGTCCTACAAAACTCGACGACCTGAGAGGCGACATCGTCCTTATTCGCCGCACGACCGAGAAGGGATGAATGGACAGATTGATGTATTTGCTCGGGAGCAAGGTTTGAAGACATTAGCGTCCCCTCAAGATAACCGGGAGCGACACAATTAACCAAGATTTCCGGTGCTAAAGCGACGGCCAGACACCGAGTGAGATGGTTGAGTCCGGCTTTCGATACGGCGTATGCTATAGAAGAGCCATGAGGCGCAATACCTGCCACTGACGAGATGTTAATAATACGGCCGTTTCCTTGGGATTTCATTATCGGGGCGACGGCTTTTGACATGAGTAAAGGTCCAGTCAGATTGATGCTTAGTATTTTAGACCACTCTTCAAAAGTAAGAGCATCGAGGTCATCGAAGGGAATGCTTATATTGTAAGCGCCGTCATTGACCAGAATGTCGATTTTCCCGAATCTGTCAATCGCTGCAGAAACAGCTTCTGTTACTTGCTCTGGTTTGGTAACGTCACAGGCAATTGCTTGCGTCTCGACTCCGGATCCTTTCAACTCTTCCGAAATTTTTCTGGCACGTGTTTCATTTCCACAGTACCCGACTGCCAGATTGACACCCTCTCTAGCGAGCGTCCGACAGATTCGTCCACCGAGAACTCCACTTCCTCCAGTAATAATGGCAGTTGTTCCCTTAAGGTTCATGTTCCGGATGGTTAAATTACTGACACGGATTTAGTCGAGAAAATCCCTATGTTACCCAGGTCGGGGTAGCCTAACCAAGAATTTTTCTGTTCCTCAGATAATTAGAACTCAAAAATGATCAACGTAGCGATAGTAGGATATGGGTATTCTTGTCGTACCATTCAGAGCTATCTTATTAGTCTGACGCAAGGATTGAATCTGTATGGTGTTTACACCCGCGACCCAGGACGCCAGAAAGATGCGAGAGAAAGCTATCCGAAGGCAAAGATCTACTCGGATTATAGTGATCTTCTCGATGATGGGAATGTACAATTGATTGTAATTGGAACTCCCCATGACACTCATCACGACTTAGCTGTGAAGGCGATGGATGCTGGGAAGCATGTAGTCACCGACAAGGTGATGTGTCTAACAGCAAGAGAAGCCCAATCGATGATAGAGGCACGCGATCGAAACCAAGTGGTCCTCTCAGTTTTTCATAACAGACGTTGGGATTGGGATTACCTAACCGTAAAAAAGGCAATACAAGATGGCCTGATTGGTGATCCATATCTCTATCAGGTTGCTGTGATGCGCTATAAAAAACCAGTTTCTTGGCGGGCGGATAGGGAAGCAAGTGGGGGAATCCTTTATGACTGGCCGGCACACCTTATTGATCAAGCGCTCCAATTGGTACCGGCCTCTCCCAGGGATGTGTTCTGTCAGGTTGTCTATGGAGAAGGTTGGGAAACTGATATCGGTAATTACGGGAATCTTTTAATTCGATTCGATAACGGTACGCTATACCAGATTGAAATAGGCAATTTGGCCGCGATTGAAAAACCACGTTGGTACGTGTGTGGCAAAGACGGATCTCTAATCAAATATGGCATGGATCCTCAGGAAGAATTCGTGAAGAAGGGAAGAATTCTGGAGGCCAAAGAGGACCCTGAGGGGTGTGTTAGAGCCGTACGCTTAAAAGATGAGATTTTACAAGAGGTCTCTCTGGAAAGCATTCGCGGAACTTGGACTTCCTACTACCAGAATATCTCAAACGTGTTGAACAGAGGATTTGAACTCGAGGTCAAACCTGAACAGACCCTGCTTCAAATGAAGGTTTTTGACGCAGCTATTATTTCTATTGAATTGGGCAAGTTCGTTCCGGTTGGAAGATGACTCCTCGAAGATCTTCTTGAGGCCGTTATCTAATACGGTCCGAATTGACATCCTGAATGCATTTTAGAAAGTCAGAAACGATGACGATCAAGGAGGAGAAAAAAAGCGGATACATGGAGCTGCGGGCTGAGTTAGTCATGATTGGTACGGAGCTTTTATTGGGTGAGATTGTCGATACGAATGCGAATAAGCTATCTTTAGCTCTTCGTGATATTGGGATGGATCTTTACTATAAGACGACGGT encodes the following:
- the iolO_1 gene encoding 5-keto-L-gluconate epimerase, whose amino-acid sequence is MHIDPLSDLARCAVHTITTKPWSLREAAESYFREGIRGITVWLDALKGTTSGAARRILDDNGLTIAALCRGGFFPNKEASLRQNSFDENRDTIDIAAEIGAPLVVLVCGADNSQSLEESRKQIREGIEAILPHAEANRVQLGIEPLHPMYADDRSAINTLREANEMAEYFDSEWVGVTVDVYHLWWDPDLRSEIRRCGENGNLFSFHVCDWRTPTEDLLLDRGVMGEGCINIPEIRSWVEEAGFTGFIEVEIFSTRYWAMDQRNYLKRIVAAYKNYV
- the fabG_4 gene encoding 3-oxoacyl-[acyl-carrier-protein] reductase FabG, whose protein sequence is MNLKGTTAIITGGSGVLGGRICRTLAREGVNLAVGYCGNETRARKISEELKGSGVETQAIACDVTKPEQVTEAVSAAIDRFGKIDILVNDGAYNISIPFDDLDALTFEEWSKILSINLTGPLLMSKAVAPIMKSQGNGRIINISSVAGIAPHGSSIAYAVSKAGLNHLTRCLAVALAPEILVNCVAPGYLEGTLMSSNLAPEQIHQSVHSSLLGRAANKDDVASQVVEFCRTDSITGQTLAIDSGRTFH
- the iolW_1 gene encoding scyllo-inositol 2-dehydrogenase (NADP(+)) IolW, coding for MINVAIVGYGYSCRTIQSYLISLTQGLNLYGVYTRDPGRQKDARESYPKAKIYSDYSDLLDDGNVQLIVIGTPHDTHHDLAVKAMDAGKHVVTDKVMCLTAREAQSMIEARDRNQVVLSVFHNRRWDWDYLTVKKAIQDGLIGDPYLYQVAVMRYKKPVSWRADREASGGILYDWPAHLIDQALQLVPASPRDVFCQVVYGEGWETDIGNYGNLLIRFDNGTLYQIEIGNLAAIEKPRWYVCGKDGSLIKYGMDPQEEFVKKGRILEAKEDPEGCVRAVRLKDEILQEVSLESIRGTWTSYYQNISNVLNRGFELEVKPEQTLLQMKVFDAAIISIELGKFVPVGR